The following proteins come from a genomic window of Bos mutus isolate GX-2022 chromosome 21, NWIPB_WYAK_1.1, whole genome shotgun sequence:
- the LOC102282919 gene encoding interferon alpha-inducible protein 27-like protein 2 — MIKRAAAAAIGGALAVAAVPAVLGAVGFTGAGIAASSLAAKMMSAAAVANGGGVAAGSLVATLQSVGAAGLSTSSNILLGSVGSAFGALLGGAKRASPSPPPGGSRPEGEQPGENVPQVEPPKPPLEPEKHEK, encoded by the exons ATGATAA AACGAGCGGCGGCCGCTGCGATCGGAGGAG cCCTGGCCGTGGCGGCAGTGCCCGCGGTGCTGGGCGCTGTGGGCTTCACGGGGGCTGGAATCGCCGCCTCCTCCTTAGCGGCCAAGATGATGTCAGCGGCCGCCGTGGCCAATGGGGGCGGAGTTGCCGCCGGCAGCCTGGTGGCCACTCTCCAGTCCGTGG GGGCAGCTGGACTCTCCACATCATCCAACATCCTCCTGGGCTCCGTTGGATCAGCTTTTGGGGCTTTGCTTGGAGGAGCCAAAAGGgcatctccttcccctcctccaggtgGATCCAGACCTGAAGGGGAGCAGCCAGGAGAAAACGTACCCCAAGTCGAGCCTCCAAAACCTCCACTCGAGCcagagaagcatgagaaataa